From a region of the Lactuca sativa cultivar Salinas chromosome 4, Lsat_Salinas_v11, whole genome shotgun sequence genome:
- the LOC111883133 gene encoding acyl-CoA--sterol O-acyltransferase 1: MEGEVHNLILDWSIALASLLYCHGVGMFIGEGTTRFLALFPVICLFLFLPLNLHTMFFCGLTSFFISWLGSFKLMLYAFGKGPLCSYPHLPISHFVFTACLPIKIIRNREKVSNQITKNKKSPKDYVPRVLLFIVTLKAYSYKDRFHPLLTTSLYAYYLFFMLELLLALTASLARTIVGVELEPQFDEPHHATSVQNFWGKRWNLMASSILRPTVYHPSRVIFSHLVPERWVSVPAVFATFLVSGVVHELIFYHLGRLRPTGEFTSFFVIQGVCVGIEIVIKKTMGQRLQPSPVVARTLTLSFVMITSFWLFFPPFLRIDPYAKSCREFMAFIGFLKSGQILSPNEYACPIM, from the coding sequence ATGGAAGGAGAAGTGCACAATCTAATACTAGATTGGAGTATAGCTTTGGCATCTCTTCTCTATTGCCATGGCGTTGGGATGTTCATTGGTGAAGGTACAACTAGATTCTTGGCGCTATTTCCAGTCATATGTCTCTTCCTATTTCTTCCCTTAAATCTCCACACCATGTTCTTCTGCGGTCTAACCTCTTTCTTCATATCATGGCTTGGAAGCTTCAAGCTCATGCTTTACGCCTTTGGTAAAGGTCCTTTATGTTCGTATCCACATCTACCTATATCTCACTTCGTATTTACGGCATGCCTTCCAATCAAGATCATAAGAAATCGAGAAAAAGTATCTAACCAGATCACCAAGAACAAGAAATCCCCTAAAGACTATGTTCCAAGGGTTCTACTGTTTATCGTTACACTTAAGGCGTACAGTTACAAAGACCGTTTTCACCCTTTACTAACCACATCTCTATATGCATACTATCTCTTCTTCATGCTTGAACTCTTGTTAGCCTTGACAGCTTCTTTAGCTCGAACAATCGTTGGGGTTGAACTCGAGCCACAGTTTGATGAGCCTCACCATGCTACATCGGTGCAAAACTTTTGGGGGAAAAGGTGGAACCTCATGGCGTCTAGCATACTACGCCCTACAGTCTACCATCCTTCGCGTGTCATCTTTAGCCATCTGGTTCCTGAAAGATGGGTATCAGTGCCTGCAGTTTTTGCGACGTTTCTAGTGTCTGGAGTAGTGCATGAGTTGATCTTTTACCATCTTGGGCGACTAAGGCCAACAGGGGAATTCACCAGCTTCTTTGTAATTCAAGGTGTTTGTGTTGGAATCGAGATTGTGATCAAGAAAACCATGGGACAGCGTTTACAACCATCACCAGTTGTCGCTCGAACGTTAACTTTGTCATTTGTGATGATTACTAGCTTTTGGCTGTTCTTCCCACCTTTCTTGCGAATAGATCCGTATGCTAAGTCTTGTAGAGAGTTCATGGCGTTTATAGGGTTTCTTAAGAGTGGTCAAATTCTTAGCCCCAATGAGTATGCATGCCCTATTATGTGA